The DNA segment ACGCACGTCTCGACCGGCGGCGGCGCTACTCTGGAATACTTAGAAGGGCACACGCTTCCCGGCGTCGCCGCGTTGGAATCTGCACAACCGCGTGCCTAGAACGATCGTCGCCGCCAACTGGAAGATGCACAAGACGGCGCAGGAAGCCGGCGCGTTCCTCGATGCGTTCCTCGCGCGCGCGGCTTCGCTGCCGCCGGCGGTCGAAGTGGTGATCGCGCCGCCGTTTACGGCGATTCCCGCCGTCGCGACGCGCTTGTCGGGCACCAACATCAAACTCGGCGCGCAAACGATGCATTGGGAGCTGCAGGGGCCGTTCACCGGTGAGGTCAGCGCGACGATGCTGCTGGAGTTCGGCGTCAGCTACGTCATCGTGGGCCACTCGGAGCGCCGCGCGTACTGCAACGAGTCCGACCGAAGCGTCAACCTCAAGGTTTCCACCGCACTCGCCCAGGGCATTACGCCCATCGTCGCCGTCGGCGAGACCGCCGACGAGCGCAACGCCGGACAGACCGACGACCGCGTCATCGCGCAAACGCGCGAGGCCTTCGACGGCATCGCTCGCAACCTGCTCGACCGAGTCGTGCTCGCATACGAACCGATCTGGGCGATCGGCACCGGAAAGAACTGCGATCCCGGGGAGGCCAATCGCGTCATGACCGTCATTCGCGATTGCGTTTCGGGGTTAGAGGATACGCCGATTCTCTACGGCGGCAGCATGAAACCCGAAAACGTCGCGTCGTACATGGAGCGACCGAACGTCAACGGCGGATTGGTCGGCGGTGCGTCGCTCGATCCCAACGGCTTCGCCGCGCTCGTCGAGAACGCCGCAGTATGAAGTTCCGGCCCGTCGTGCTGTGCGTGCTCGACGGTTGGGGCTGCAGTGACAAGACGCACGGGAACGCCATCGCAGCCGCGGACCTGCCGCACTGGCACGCGTTCTTCAACAAGTATCCCTGGACGATGCTCGACGCTTCGGGCGAAGAGGTTGGACTGCCCAAGGGCATCATGGGCAACAGCGAGGTCGGCCATCTCAACATCGGCAGCGGCCGCGTCGTGCCGCAAGGCGTCGTCATCATCGACGACGACATCGCATCGGGCGCTTTCGCGAAGAACACGACGCTGCAAGACGCGATCGCGCACGCCAAAGCCAACGGCGGCAAGCTTCACCTCATGGGACTGCTCTCGGACGGTCAGGTGCACAGCTCGATCGAGCATCTCTTCGCGCTCGTC comes from the Candidatus Baltobacteraceae bacterium genome and includes:
- the tpiA gene encoding triose-phosphate isomerase, whose translation is MPRTIVAANWKMHKTAQEAGAFLDAFLARAASLPPAVEVVIAPPFTAIPAVATRLSGTNIKLGAQTMHWELQGPFTGEVSATMLLEFGVSYVIVGHSERRAYCNESDRSVNLKVSTALAQGITPIVAVGETADERNAGQTDDRVIAQTREAFDGIARNLLDRVVLAYEPIWAIGTGKNCDPGEANRVMTVIRDCVSGLEDTPILYGGSMKPENVASYMERPNVNGGLVGGASLDPNGFAALVENAAV